A section of the Macaca thibetana thibetana isolate TM-01 chromosome 10, ASM2454274v1, whole genome shotgun sequence genome encodes:
- the SCAND1 gene encoding LOW QUALITY PROTEIN: SCAN domain-containing protein 1 (The sequence of the model RefSeq protein was modified relative to this genomic sequence to represent the inferred CDS: deleted 1 base in 1 codon) — protein sequence MRLENARGRRFREPASGFRGLARRPGRREARDFRFRLPQPLRWCRRSAEPTATGQRVTPGAGVMAATEPILGATGSPAAVPPEKPEGAGSSSDPELNSVGSSLPKASPPAPEPSSPNAAVPEAIPTPRAAASAARELPLGPAPMSIAPQAEAETRSPPGPAGSRLGPETFRQRFRQFRYQDAAGPREAFRQLRELSRQWLRPDIRTKEQIVEMLVQEQLLAILPEAARARRVRRRTDVRITG from the exons ATGCGACTCGAGAACGCTAGAGGGCGCCGCTTCCGAGAGCCCGCAAGCGGCTTCCGGGGGCTCGCGCGCCGACCTGGACGCAGAGAAGCCAGAGAC TTTCGTTTCCGGCTGCCGCAGCCGCTTCGCTGGTGCAG ACGCAGTGCTGAGCCCACAGCTACCGGACAAAGAGTGACGCCCGGAGCTGGAGTTATGGCGGCGACGGAGCCGATCTTGGGGGCCACTGGGAGTCCCGCGGCGGTGCCACCGGAGAAACCGGAAGGAGCAGGTTCGAGCTCAGACCCTGAGCTTAACTCTGTGGGCTCCTCGCTGCCGAAGGCCTCACCGCCTGCCCCGGAGCCCTCCAGCCCCAACGCCGCGGTCCCCGAAGCCATCCCTACGCCCCGGGCTGCGGCCTCCGCGGCCCGGGAGTTGCCCCTTGGGCCAGCACCCATGAGCATCGCGCCTCAGGCCGAAGCCGAAACGCGCTCCCCACCAGGCCCCGCCGGTTCTAGACTCGGCCCCGAGACGTTCCGCCAGCGTTTCCGGCAGTTCCGCTACCAGGACGCGGCGGGTCCCCGGGAGGCTTTCCGGCAGCTGCGGGAGCTGTCCCGCCAGTGGCTGCGGCCTGACATCCGCACCAAGGAGCAGATCGTGGAGATGCTGGTGCAAGAGCAGCTGCTCGCCATCCTGCCCGAGGCGGCTCGGGCCCGGCGGGTCCGTCGCCGCACGGATGTGCGCATCACTGGTTGA